In Amblyomma americanum isolate KBUSLIRL-KWMA chromosome 8, ASM5285725v1, whole genome shotgun sequence, the DNA window TAACAGTGCTGGCAGCAGTACAGGTTGTGCATATCCGGGTTGTTCACCCTTTGCTACTTACCAGCCTGTATTATTAGTTTACCTTCTTACGAGCCTGTGCACGCATGCGTTATACCACAGGAAAACAAACTATGCGGGCCCCAAGCTGTATTAAATATACCTATTTTTGCTACTAGTATTAATGCAATGAGCCCATTATCTATGGGGCCCTTGATGTCGCCTATTCTTTCCTTGTCAAGCAATATATTAGCAGCATTATTTAATCACACTTACACAGGAAGGAAAAAGGTAATATGAAAGAACAAGTTCTTCGAACGCTATGCTTATCACGGCAGTCATTCTGATGACTGCATATAAAATCACTTGggtctgcttttcctcttttctgcGAGCCTCTGCAACATCCTTTACGCAGCGCAAATAGCCTTCCCTCTTTCAGACCGACTGAACCCGACCAATAGTGCTGGGAACCTCCATACGAAAGGCAGTGATAAAGACAATGAGCAAGTTAAAGGAATACGAGCAGTACTTTTGCGGAGTATTATAAAGGCGTCATTAGAGTTTACTTTCGAGGGCCAAGGTGGTTTTACGGGCTGATTTCATCATTTATTTGTTCCCTGGCTGCTTTATGTATGCAGGCCTGGGTTTCCAAATATTTGGATGTGTCAACAGGCTGGTTTTTCTTGGTTGCGGAAAATGCTTTCTAACACAGCCATTTGTAGTCATTCAAATATGGAAGGTACAAGATTACAAACAGTTTACGTGGCATACAAGCGGGCAGAGAAATCAAACGGTGCATCTGTTTGGTCATTTAGGTGTCATAATATTAGCCGATATGCGAGCGATTTGATAGAAACATTCGTTTTTATCTCAGGCGGGCAAAAACGTTTAGACCACTATGACACAAGGCATGGTCCACACCGCGCTGGTAGTCATTGGCGAGGGAGACCAAAATGTATGGTACTTTAAAGCAGATGAGGGTTGCGCATCTTGTGTCGAGTGGTggtttttcgttatttttttatAAAATGTTGCAGGCGTAGGTAGCATTAAGCAGCAGAGGGAAATAATTTCCCGCAGGAAGAAAATATCTTCGAATCTAAGGTCAGAAGAGCGCAAGAAGAACAATAGATCAATCAGCAATACAATCACCAATCGACACATCTCTCACGATATTCAACCAGCACAGCAGGGTATGCTTTAAATAGCTCTATATTTAGACGTTCTTATCAATTAAGCCAAGTCTATTGAAAAATAGCCCATCGCCGTCAGTTGTAAGAAAGCAActcgtatttttttttagtgtttagtGAGCACTTACACTATTGAAAACGAGGCACCAATTTGGGTGATGTGCATTGACAAGCAGAGAGTGAGGAAGTAGTCCAAGCCGGTGTCGTTCCAACTGAGCGGGCTGTTCTTCAGGTAGAACGACTCGTAGAAGATGAAATCGCACAGTCTGTGTTCCGGTAAGATGCTGTTGATCCCAAATTTCACGCTGACCGTGCACACCAAAGTTCCACCTGCAAAGAGTGTATCTAGTGTTGGAGACAAGTCCAACTTTCTGAGACAAAATATTTGAAAATTGAgaaattgtaagatactcttaTGTAAAAATCGAAGGTAATGgaccattattctgatatgcggCAGCTACCTATCTTTTAAAGTGCTTCCATCGATCGCATAGGACAGTTTAAGACTGACATTGAAGacgaatggggaacgcttttgatgatagcacaAACGCTAATAAAAATTGCACAAGagctaatagaaaaaaatgcaagactgccctcggtagatctgcggatatattcatcGTTGTAGTGAAATATTGCATTACatggaaaaattgcgttcataaacggtttgcCGCTCAATagtgcttttgttcagaatttttgggtatgctGAATCCTGAGATTGTTGGGTAAACGTTTATATTAACTTGGCGCTCAGGAGCCTCACAATATTACTGTTTTCATGCTGAAGCCAGAAAACACCGGGAGGTCCGATTTTAATGCCTTCGGACCTGTGTGGGGGCAAGCGCGCTTTCATACCCATCAGTTCTGTACAAATCCATTTTTTACTAGGAAtaaatttatgaacgcaattttttattatttaaaaatgtcactataacaatcaatatatctgcacatAACTCATCGTTAGGCTTAACtttatgcaaatgacatttttgctatcgtcaaaagcgtgtCGTATTGGCAGTCCTAAACGGTcgttgcgagcgatggaaaaattaaaaaaattttggGTACACATTTGAGGAAAGgagcattaccttcaatatttcagcTCACGATTTTtcgcaatattcaaaatttttgcccaagaatgttggacactgGAACGTCTGCACAGAATTTTCTTTATTTAACTGGCGACCTGATCGTCTCACAATGGAATCCTTTTCGGCGCGGTAGTTCTTCCTCGTTGGCAGACCTACGCCTCGGTGCATCTTCTGTCATAATGCGACCTGAAAGTTCCTCTCATTTACCGCCTCAGAAAAATAAAACTTAGTTCATCTGCTTTCCGTTTGGTGTCACTAGTTATGCACTGAAAGAAAGTGCGGAGCAAACACGAAGGCTACTGAAAAAGGGGGAGTGAGAAATAGTAGCAAGAAAGAGATGGATTTGCCCGAACCGGCTGACCTGATTCCGCATGGCTCAGACTCCCCTCGGCCGCAGAGGGATTCAGTAGTAGCTGAACAGGAGCTTTCGTATACAGACCAGTACGATTGCTATGTGTTGCGCCTCTCGTACATTGTCATTGCACACGATAGCTTCCTTCACGGCTTTCATACGATTCGAGCAACTATTCAGTAGTAATATCGCAGGAGGAATATAGAAGGGGTGCCAAGGCTGTTCCCTTTTTCATTATCAGGGAGGTTCACCAGACAGTTATCACGTTGGCAGGCTCTGGCTTTTCTTATTAAGATAGGCTTGCTTCCATAGGAGAGAGTCGAAGAAGCACATGTATAGAGTCACGAACGAGTGACCAACGCCCGAGACACGACAACGGCACTCCGGCGCACTGAAAGCAGCACGACGCGATTGAGAAAGATCGTTTCCtgcctccgcccccccccccccccccccctccgccctaCCGTTCTGCAAACAGGAGAACGGGCTCCAGCGGCGGGTTTGCGAATCGTGGCGCAGAGTGCGCAGTGAGACTTCGCCACTGTGGTGACGTTGCATGTTGTAAACtatcttacccccccccccccccccccgccccaatcCCCGTGCCAGAGAAATAATCCAATCTTTGAAGATTAAGAGGCTGTGTAATTCATGCGTGTACACGCACCCCGTGAGTGAACTCCATTGCTTCACAAGTAACTCTTTCTTCTAGGAAAAGCGTAATTAATTTTCGTGCTCATTTCCTGTGCATTTTTTTAATCTTTGCGCGCCCTCTCGAATTCCGTTGGCGTGACCTTAATGTATACATAATGTACCCAATATAAACCTTCTGTTGTTATTCAGTGTACTGAtcgtctgtatttttttttcgtgctgatgTGTGTGACTCGCCAGGAAAACTTGCCATttttttctaataataataataataataataataataataataataataataataataataataataataataataataataataataataataataataataataataataattattattattattattattattattattattattattattattattattattattattattattattattattattattattattataaattggcttttgcggaaaggaaatggcgcagtatctgtctcatataaggCCAATAATTTTAAAGCTGTTACATTtccgaaagaaaacaaaaattttgcgaaACTCACAAACTGAAGGGGAGCGACTACGTCATCAGCGAAGATTTTTCACCTCATGTTAGAGGCATTAGGCGGAAGCTATGGGAATATGGGAAACCGAAGAAGGACTCTGGTGATAAAGCGGCTTTGGTTTATGACGAACTAGAGATCAACAGTCGCCTTTATTTTTGGGATGAACAAAGAAATGCTGCGTTTCCCATAGGGCCAACCTCTAATGAACCAAAAAACCCGGACCCCGATACGCGCAACCTGCGTCCACCCCGCCCTCAGTGTCCAAAATAACATTCGTTAATGTTAACGCCCGAAGTATAATTAACAAGCTTGATCCCCTCGAATCAATAATTTTGAGCCAAAATTTATCGccataacagaaacttggttaaCAAAAGACGTCAAAGGCTTTGAAATAACTCCCCCAAATTACGTCATTATTCGCAAAGACCGGCCAACACGAGGCGGAGGCGTTGCTTAGTtggtaaaaaaagaaataccGTTCATTACTTTGCCTGACGTTGTAGGAGTTGAAGCAGTCTTTTGTAAACTTTGCCTTCTAGATACTACCATCACTGTGGGATGCGTTTATCGCTGTCCTTCTTCCGATCCGATTACAATGCAATCTTTGTACGCGTATATGCAGCAGCATGAGAAGGGAAACAAGGTGATATTACTGGGCGACTTATATCTACCTGACATTAACTGGCACACACTACATTTCCGATCACCTTGCGCAGATGTTTTTTTCTAGTATTTCTAGTTCTAGGATTTGTTAGTAATCATTTGCCTATCCATGAGGCAAAATCCGAAGTGTCAGCCGGCCTGTCAGACCACAAACAGGTCTTTTGTGCTGTCCTATATAATGGTTCTCCACCCTCTTCACGATCAACAATAATGTATAAGGATTAGAGCAAAGCCGATGATACAAGCATCATTGATACACTCTCACTCGAACTCTCACCCTTCCATCAACTCGCACAAGATACAAACACACACATAGAGTCCCTCTGGCATAAATTTAAATCAGTTGTGTCGTACTGTGTCACTAACTACGTACCATTGAAAACTAAAAGGACCCATAAACATAACCTCTGGATAACTCGAACCGTAATCCACGCAAAACTAAATGTTCGACGACTCAGAAAGAGCCAGAAAGCCCATCCGTCACAACGAACAGTTCTAAAAGTTATTTCCGCTGTTTACGATTTGAAATAAAAAATCAAGAGGGCCAAGACATATAATTTTACAGAAACACTACCTAAATTTCTAAAAAATGCTGCCCAAAAATTTTGGCTTTATATAAACCCCAAAAAGCAAGGTAAAAGACAAGCATCACCGGAGGATAacagaaatgcagcaactacTCTGAATAACTACTTCTGCTCCATCTTCACAACGGATAACGGAGAGCTACCAGGAATGAACTCTAGCACAGGCGTGACAATCGAACCACTAAAGATAACTGAACCAGGAGCGTTAAACCTTTTACTAAATCTGGACACTAAGAAAGCACCAAGACCTGATAACCTTTCTAACATATTGCTGCATTGATATGCCGAGTGGATAGCTAAATTTCTAGTACTACTTTTTAACAAATCATTGTCCATTTGCACCCTCCCTAGGGATTGGAAAACCGCCAAGATAACACCGATACACAAATCAGGAAATAAATCTGACCCTTCGAACTTCAGTCCTATATCACTCACGAGCACGGTACGCAAGTTATTAGAACATATTGTTTTAAAACACATAAACGCTTATCTTCAAGTAAATGACATTTTAACCCCGTGTCAGCACGGCTTCAGTAAGGGTCTTTCTACTATTACTCAACTAATCGAATTTACGCATGGCATATCCATgagcattgataaccagaaaCGAATTGACCTCATATTTTTAGACTTGtcgaaagcatttgatcgtgtctCGCACACTAAACTTATTGTTAAACTTCGACATATTTTAGGAACTGGCCctattctaaactggattaaagaCTATCTTAGTAATCGGATGCCCCCGCCTTCCATCCCAAGAACGAAGCCTTGCGATGCAAGGACTCTACTTTTCTGTCAGCACCAGACTGCTGCCGCCTCTCACCGTCACGGTTGGGGTCAGTGTCCTCAAAATATGCATGCATCACACATTGCGTGCTTACTTTTGAGAGGATGAGGATTCGCTGTGGTTGTTGGAATCGTCGTTTCAGGCGTCGTGGTTTCCTCCTCGGTGTAGTCAGTGTCGTAGTCAGAGTTTGCGCTTGTTGAAGTAGGCCTTTCCCTAACAGAGGTCATCGTGTTTCGCGGCGTCGCCACTGTCACCGGTTCGCCAGGCGAGATTGTTCGAGCTGTTGGCAACGGCACGTAACCATCGCCACCGCTAGGCCCCTGAAGACTTGAGCGTGCTGTTAGGCCGGGACCTGGAGCCCTGTCTGCAAAACAGTGATAATTTCTTCAGGTGCTATAAATATGACCGGTTACGAGGTGGCAGCATTCCAACGGTTATCATTGCTGGCACCATAATTAGAGCTGCTGTGTGGTTTCCTATACAGCCTGTTTGCCTCTCCCGCCTGTGTGCTTCAGGACAGGAACGTAAGAGGTCCGCTTAGCTCGGGCTTTTGTAGTGACCATCATAAACTTGTAAACTTGGTCTGGAGTAAATTACGTCTCAAAATTGTGAAGATAACAATGCAATAAACTGCAAACACCGCCTTGGTGTTCATGTCGCGAAATTTGAAACTGCAAAAGAGAACTGCCCCCTGGGACCTCTATGCATGTATATGCCGACTGCTTGTGAGAAAGCGAACCAGGACTTGAAATACGCTCTATATGACGAGAGCTTTATCCAAGACGTTTTGTATTCTTTTAGTAACATGAGCGCTTTTTaaggcatagcattgtcagcggtgcacaGCATGATAATAcggctaagacatgctaactagtagGCGTGTCGCCTACATTcaatagtcaactttttaacaATTACTGTTAGACTCCTTATATATTTAGAGCTGTGTAGCCCACCTGGAATATCCATATGAGTTTTTAGACTTGCGAAACAGAGTTACCATCGGTGCTGTGGGCCAAAGAATTTtccgtcgaaatagccaaattatGTTTGGCCACAGCATCCAGTGCAACAACGATTTCGAAATTTTGAGCAAGTGATATGGATTTtctttacggtgggctacacgcccctCAAAAATAGGAATCCTTGCAGTAATACTTAAAGTTatctgttcaatattagttaaccagcctaaaCGTTAGCACGTTTTTGCTGTGTTCTAATGCGCTACACCGCTCACAACTCTAAACTGAAAAACGCGctcgtgtcgctcaaaaagcgtgctTTTAAAAATCGCATGACACCGTAGGCAAACACTCGTTATAGAAGCCATATTTCAAGCCAATTGTATCTGACGACAGCGGCATTTGGACATGAATACGTACAATTTCAAGCAACATTGTAAATTCTCGTTCGTGGTTAGAAGGTTATTATTCGACTCGAATGTTCGTACCCGCCCGGTCAATTGACGGCTTGGCATATTTTATCACTGTTACGAGAAAACTTTTGAAGTCTTGTTACGTTTATCTCTGTTGTTTTTAAGGCCAGTGGATAGTTCATCCCACTCGGCGTTTTTTTTCTCGTGAATGCTATCTGTGTCGGTATTTTTTTCTTATATATTCGACAAatactttttatatttttcgcTCTCACTTGGAGTTTCAGCAAATGTTTTTCTATTTTATCGACTATAATTTTTGTGATCTTTGTCAGTATTTATATTTTTGGCCATTTAGTCAATTTTCTTAAGCAAACTACTGCCCTCTTTGATCCGCTTTGACTGTGAAGGCAAGGATGTCAGGAAGTAAATTATTTAGAGCACCTTAATCGAAGAGTTCTCACCAGGGTACATCACGGCGAGTGTGAAACTAAGGAGTGCCAGGCAACACAGAGAGCAGACGATACTTCCTACAAGGCAGTAGATCTCTTGTGATCGGGCGTCCCTGTAGAAGAGAAGACAATAAAAGCACGACAAAAGCCTCAGCACTTTTTAGCTTCTGATTAAAAAGCCCCGAATTAAACTCGGGAATCTATACATGCACACCTTACTGCAGGGAAAGTTATGCCTCCACCGCTTTTAATGTAGTGACGAAGATATCAAGGCCTTACACTAAATCTATGGGGCAAGAGACTCCAAAGACTGTTCCATATTGAACGAGCGCAAAATGAcccaaaaacaaaaatgcaattgattttggaggaaaggaaatggcgcagtttcggCCTCACATAaaggcggacgcctgaaccgcgccgtaagggaagggataaaggagggactgaaagaagaagggaagaaagaggtaccgtagtagagggctccggaataatttcgaccacctggggatcttttacgtgcaatGACACTGTACAGCaaaggggcgcctttgcgtttcgcctccatcgaaacgctgccgcagcggtcgggttcgaacccgggtactctggatcagcagccgagcgccctaaccgctgtgccaccgcggcgggtacccaaTACTACGTTACAGGTTTTCTGGCAATGAGAGGTGTCTAATTGGCTTTCTTAGCGGGACGTTGTCACCGTCAGTGTCGCAGTTCGTAAAAGCTAGCGCCACATCTTTCGCCAACAGAACGTCATGGAATACGGTCGGGGCTATCAGGGATGCGGCCGGCGGTTCCGAAGAGGACGCCGTTGTAATCGCGCAATCATCGCTGGTGCGTGACATCGATGGAAATTTTACTTGGTGTAAGGAGCCAAAAAGTTACAGAAATTGTCCGGCCGTTAAGCTTTTCCTCTTTGTAATATTTTTTGCGCTATGGCGACTGACCTGACGCGGTAAGCGCAGACCGTCCGACGGCTACTTCATTATGGTTCTTGCAGTGATCTCCTCTATTACCTCGTCGTTAATAACTCCTGTCGACGTTATTCGTTAATGTTACAATCTTAAATTAATGCTAGGCACGCCACTAATATGCACTTATGAGAGCTTACTCTCAACGACTACTTGCCAACTGAGCATGCAACGAACGGCTATTTCGAAAAACAAAATTCAGGATGGCAACTGTAAGTATTAATTGCACTGAGCGATGcaaattattaaaaattataTACAAAATCAAGGAGTTTAGATTAACAATAAATAATATTTATTATGACTATTGAAAGAGAGCGATAGACGAGTAGATATTTCAGTAAACAGGGAATCCTGTTTTCGATGGGTTGCCTAGTAAAAAAGGTGCAAATTAGGCCAGAATAGGCATTTCGCTGTTTCTCCTGTACTTACTCTGTAAAAGCTTtttaaagaagaaagggagagcaagaaatatataaacCGGTTGAAATCTGCAACCAAACAACAGACGTTTCctctaaaaagagaaaaaaatatgatTCCGTGAATATACTTACTGCCCTCGGCTGAGTCGGAGAATGGAGCGGCTGTAGAGATAATTCATTTTATTAGGACGTGTTTTTGGTACACTGGCTAGTGAAGTATAGACACAGCTTAATGAAATTCATAAATAAAGAGTTCAGTGGAAATACATGCACGCGACTATGAGTAAACAAAAGAATATATGTGCCCTAGATAGATTTCTAAATTCAGAACTCCTATGTTAGGTATTACTAAGGAACAAAATGTTAATCAGGGTAAACCAGAAGTTATTCTTACAGGTTGGTGTCGCTGCCTCCGAGGAAGCTGTCAAAGTGAGGGAAGACAAGACCTACGTCAAGTTCCCTCTATCTAACAGGGTGCTAAATCATAC includes these proteins:
- the LOC144100015 gene encoding uncharacterized protein LOC144100015 isoform X2; translated protein: MYPDRAPGPGLTARSSLQGPSGGDGYVPLPTARTISPGEPVTVATPRNTMTSVRERPTSTSANSDYDTDYTEEETTTPETTIPTTTANPHPLKSGTLVCTVSVKFGINSILPEHRLCDFIFYESFYLKNSPLSWNDTGLDYFLTLCLSMHITQIGASFSIVNGKLFLDAITGALRQGIDNLIDRGFLHFGLLNLYGAYSTKHTLTQCLKILKEIAEFRTYKTYPHTFIGVQFEDSNAETLPEELETVFKPSMYIAITHVSHPDFPQCRTLPMTMLECTYGTVCYERTILQAMKRQDSEERLPVQYTPRIQL